The following proteins are encoded in a genomic region of Dokdonia donghaensis DSW-1:
- a CDS encoding sensor histidine kinase — MASHSKKIQETINVAAHDMKNPIATMRMGAEIMSSFSEDTFVKRQADTILHCTYDLERLINIYSDYVRLQAQEPLILVKQECDESFIKAIAKKLQRLELLSERSVTISHLEKFKYLYVDKNRMITALEILTATVITYAKPASNIIINLTENKDVLKLEISFNPAQTLHCAPETLFDFSYITQRKQERLEASLELFVASEIIKAHDGNITYRADDHAVITSTLSRKRVK; from the coding sequence TTGGCTAGTCACTCAAAAAAAATACAAGAAACCATTAATGTTGCGGCTCACGATATGAAAAATCCTATTGCTACAATGCGTATGGGCGCAGAAATTATGAGCAGCTTTTCTGAGGATACGTTTGTGAAGCGGCAGGCAGATACTATTTTACACTGCACCTACGACTTAGAACGGCTTATTAATATCTACTCCGATTATGTACGTTTACAAGCGCAAGAACCCTTGATACTTGTTAAACAGGAGTGTGATGAATCTTTTATAAAAGCGATAGCTAAAAAACTACAGAGACTGGAACTCTTATCAGAGCGGTCTGTTACCATTTCGCATTTAGAGAAGTTCAAGTACCTATATGTAGATAAAAACCGAATGATCACAGCCCTTGAAATTTTAACCGCGACGGTAATTACTTACGCCAAGCCTGCATCAAATATTATAATAAACCTGACTGAAAATAAAGATGTGCTGAAATTAGAAATTTCTTTCAACCCAGCACAGACTTTACACTGTGCTCCAGAAACCCTTTTCGACTTTTCTTATATCACGCAAAGAAAACAAGAACGACTAGAGGCTTCTTTAGAGCTTTTTGTGGCTAGTGAGATCATAAAAGCCCACGACGGGAATATTACATATCGTGCAGATGATCACGCGGTAATTACGAGTACGCTTTCGCGAAAGCGTGTAAAATAA
- a CDS encoding PAS domain S-box protein codes for MPDTGQHTKKIIHTSSLIFGEGEMSSIIRTKDWSKTTLGPINTWPQRLLGIVNILLESKFPQFLFWGPENICFYNDDYAPSLGEAFNHSSMMGISAPEFWGDVWYNFAKEQVTLLKSGAPATWFEDQLVPIHRNGRWEDVYWTFTYSPVRSDDGVINGVLVTVIETTEKVVVFKELEENRDQLEFALDAASLASFEWRPSENKFDGNTTLKRWFNLASDDEINIDDAINNIKREDQPRVRAAIAHALDPETSPEYDIIYTIEAAGAQPRIVRAIGKAYFDTDSKPVRFNGVIQDITKEHRSEREQRKLLALVDTSSEFIFVTNLDGLITSANPMARAYLDVSETKGSNVKNYIFPEDLPVAKTLLSKLKTQDRFFSEIRFWNRKTGKVFWMLCNASAIKDPSSDNLTAIAITASNITIQKEKEALLEKSLESLRESENRFKLLANNAPAFIRMSDMEGNVTFANKLFAEFLGVTNEYLRGKTLFKYVHPKDRERCEAVYREASKNKEQYKLEFRAKNKDGLYRWMSDIAVPRFDGNDNFEGYTHAGLIIHELKVQEKQKDLFIGMVSHELKTPVTSIKGYVQLLKMKYGKSKDPFLVKTLNTVNSQILVLTALITDLLDLSKMKSGGLRLNVSKINFDEFLSDIIAQQEMINSDHTFNCSNDYHGTIEADKDRLAQVLINFLSNAVKYAPGSKNIDITAVTKNNKLVVSVRDYGIGINTSNQDKVFKRFFREEGTDEKTFPGFGIGLYIAADIIKKHHGKIGVSSVKGQGATFYFKLPLIN; via the coding sequence ATGCCGGATACTGGGCAGCATACTAAAAAAATAATCCATACCTCGTCTCTCATCTTTGGAGAAGGAGAAATGAGCAGCATAATACGCACTAAGGATTGGAGCAAGACTACCCTTGGCCCTATAAATACCTGGCCACAAAGGCTTCTAGGTATTGTTAATATACTTTTAGAGTCTAAATTTCCACAATTTTTATTCTGGGGGCCAGAAAATATTTGTTTTTATAATGATGATTATGCCCCGAGTTTAGGAGAGGCTTTTAACCACAGTAGTATGATGGGAATTTCTGCTCCTGAATTTTGGGGTGATGTATGGTATAACTTTGCCAAAGAGCAAGTCACACTTCTTAAAAGTGGAGCGCCTGCAACTTGGTTTGAAGATCAACTAGTGCCCATACATCGCAATGGGCGTTGGGAAGATGTGTACTGGACATTTACCTACAGTCCTGTAAGGAGTGATGATGGTGTCATAAACGGGGTGCTGGTTACAGTTATTGAAACAACAGAAAAAGTTGTAGTTTTTAAGGAATTAGAAGAGAATCGGGATCAATTAGAATTTGCTTTAGATGCCGCATCCCTTGCCTCTTTTGAGTGGCGACCTAGTGAAAACAAGTTTGATGGAAATACCACCTTAAAACGATGGTTTAACTTAGCCAGTGACGACGAAATAAACATAGACGACGCTATAAATAATATAAAACGAGAAGATCAGCCCAGAGTAAGAGCGGCTATTGCGCACGCCTTAGACCCTGAAACGTCGCCAGAGTATGACATCATATATACGATTGAGGCTGCAGGAGCTCAACCCCGAATAGTTCGAGCCATAGGTAAAGCATACTTTGATACAGATAGCAAGCCTGTTCGCTTTAATGGAGTGATACAAGACATTACAAAAGAGCATAGGTCAGAGCGAGAACAACGTAAATTACTTGCGCTCGTGGATACCAGTAGTGAGTTTATTTTTGTAACAAATCTAGATGGGCTAATTACATCGGCAAATCCGATGGCGAGAGCATATTTGGACGTTTCAGAGACTAAAGGCAGTAACGTAAAGAACTATATATTTCCAGAAGATCTACCAGTAGCAAAAACACTTTTAAGCAAACTTAAAACACAAGATCGTTTTTTCTCAGAAATACGGTTTTGGAATCGCAAAACTGGCAAGGTGTTCTGGATGTTATGTAACGCCTCTGCTATAAAAGATCCTTCCAGTGATAATTTAACAGCTATTGCGATTACGGCTTCTAATATTACCATTCAGAAAGAAAAAGAAGCCTTATTAGAAAAAAGTTTAGAAAGCTTACGCGAAAGCGAAAACAGATTTAAACTACTAGCAAACAACGCACCAGCCTTTATACGGATGAGTGATATGGAAGGTAACGTTACTTTTGCAAACAAGCTATTTGCCGAATTTCTGGGCGTAACCAATGAGTATTTACGAGGCAAAACCTTATTTAAATATGTACATCCTAAGGATAGAGAACGATGCGAAGCCGTGTATCGAGAAGCGTCTAAAAATAAAGAGCAGTACAAATTAGAGTTTAGGGCAAAGAACAAAGACGGATTGTATCGATGGATGTCTGACATTGCAGTGCCTCGTTTTGACGGGAATGATAACTTTGAAGGATATACCCACGCAGGCTTAATCATACACGAGTTGAAAGTACAGGAAAAGCAAAAAGATCTTTTTATAGGGATGGTGAGCCACGAACTTAAAACGCCTGTGACCAGCATTAAAGGTTACGTACAGTTACTTAAGATGAAATACGGAAAGAGTAAAGATCCTTTTCTTGTGAAAACTCTAAATACCGTTAATTCCCAGATTCTAGTACTCACCGCACTGATTACAGACCTACTTGATCTTTCTAAAATGAAATCTGGAGGCTTGCGTTTAAATGTATCAAAAATTAACTTCGATGAATTTCTCAGCGATATTATAGCGCAACAAGAGATGATTAACAGCGATCATACTTTTAACTGCTCAAACGACTATCACGGTACCATAGAAGCAGATAAAGATAGACTAGCCCAGGTACTCATAAACTTTTTGAGCAATGCTGTTAAGTACGCTCCCGGTTCAAAAAATATAGATATTACTGCGGTCACAAAAAACAATAAGCTTGTGGTCTCTGTGCGCGACTATGGGATTGGGATTAATACCTCTAACCAAGATAAAGTTTTTAAACGATTTTTTAGAGAAGAAGGAACTGATGAGAAAACTTTCCCTGGCTTTGGTATAGGTCTGTATATCGCAGCAGACATTATAAAGAAACACCACGGTAAAATAGGCGTTAGTAGTGTAAAAGGACAAGGCGCTACATTCTATTTTAAACTACCCTTAATAAATTAA
- a CDS encoding leucine-rich repeat domain-containing protein produces the protein MKIKNTFITTAIYLLLLSCDTYNTFYTETVTITVNEPDTIQRLDLSATSIDDVERYLPRFKKLRYLNLSNNSTHVINYVLNEINNPELLEVLILNNTQLETLPDTIKKFKNLEQLSLVNNPKLNFEQSVNTVSTLPLKFLNLQHNNLVKIPKGIENISTLEDFNFSHNELGNSASVSYLKELKSLSSLWLTHNNLIELPVQLFDLSQLRYLYIEHNQLSKIDIGITKMESIWVVHAGHNNFTVLPEALTLLPSIKLLHINNCNIVSIPAVYASKESNIIGLVLNENKLSDDVKSYWKKELKHYFILSL, from the coding sequence ATGAAGATTAAAAACACATTCATAACAACAGCTATATACCTGCTACTTTTAAGTTGTGATACCTACAACACTTTTTATACAGAAACTGTGACTATCACAGTAAATGAGCCTGATACAATACAACGATTAGATTTAAGTGCAACATCTATAGATGATGTAGAGAGATATTTGCCTCGTTTCAAAAAGCTACGCTATTTAAATCTATCAAATAATTCAACTCACGTCATTAATTACGTTTTAAATGAGATCAATAATCCAGAGCTATTAGAAGTTCTTATTTTAAACAATACACAATTAGAAACACTACCAGATACTATTAAGAAATTTAAAAACCTCGAGCAATTAAGTCTTGTTAATAACCCTAAATTAAATTTTGAACAAAGTGTAAATACAGTCTCAACTTTACCTTTAAAATTTTTAAATCTACAGCATAATAACCTTGTAAAAATTCCAAAAGGAATAGAAAACATTAGTACACTAGAAGATTTTAATTTTTCTCATAATGAACTTGGTAATAGCGCTTCTGTCTCATATTTAAAAGAATTAAAAAGCCTTAGTAGTTTATGGCTTACACACAATAATCTTATAGAGCTTCCTGTGCAGCTTTTTGACTTGTCACAACTTAGGTATCTATATATTGAACATAATCAATTATCAAAGATTGACATAGGTATTACAAAAATGGAAAGTATTTGGGTTGTTCACGCCGGGCATAATAATTTTACAGTTTTACCCGAAGCACTTACACTATTACCTAGTATAAAATTATTGCATATTAATAACTGTAATATCGTATCAATCCCAGCAGTATATGCTTCCAAAGAGTCAAATATCATAGGCCTAGTTCTCAATGAGAATAAACTTTCTGATGATGTAAAGTCTTATTGGAAAAAGGAGTTAAAACATTACTTTATTCTTTCCTTATAA
- a CDS encoding ferric reductase-like transmembrane domain-containing protein: MKFLKRNYGWIIVVILGALPLIPLLKIGIEEGENSAEMLYHISGEFAIRWMTAVLTLTPFYILFGIANLYVRQAMGIVTSVWSFIHFALFIWIEGFLETFTQVNYVLGLLAIMILIPLFFTSSRKAMRLLKRKWKKLQRFAYAAIVLSLLHVFLLDKAWLIYAIVVGLSFIIRLPVVKEYCIALRSKK, encoded by the coding sequence ATGAAATTTTTGAAAAGAAATTACGGTTGGATTATAGTAGTCATACTAGGGGCATTACCATTAATCCCTCTTTTAAAAATTGGAATAGAAGAAGGGGAGAATAGTGCTGAGATGTTGTATCATATCTCTGGCGAGTTTGCGATACGATGGATGACAGCCGTACTCACACTTACACCGTTTTATATACTTTTTGGGATAGCAAATTTGTACGTAAGGCAAGCGATGGGTATTGTTACCTCAGTCTGGAGTTTTATTCATTTTGCATTGTTTATTTGGATAGAAGGGTTTTTAGAGACATTTACACAAGTAAATTATGTGTTAGGGCTCCTAGCGATAATGATATTAATACCACTTTTTTTCACATCTAGTCGTAAGGCTATGAGGTTATTAAAGAGGAAGTGGAAAAAACTACAGCGATTTGCTTATGCTGCTATAGTTTTGAGCCTGTTACACGTTTTTTTATTAGATAAAGCGTGGTTAATTTATGCCATAGTTGTGGGACTAAGTTTTATCATACGCCTTCCTGTTGTAAAAGAGTATTGTATTGCATTACGAAGTAAAAAATAA
- a CDS encoding DUF6691 family protein produces the protein MRTIVYLFIGILFGITMFKSEAASWFRIYEMFKFDAFHMYGIIGSALVIGVITIQLIKKFDIKSFYGETIHFYPKTRSASRYLIGGIIFGLGWALAGACPGPMFTLIGAGFAPILVVIAAAILGTFLYGILKDKLPH, from the coding sequence ATGAGAACAATAGTTTATTTATTTATAGGAATCCTCTTTGGGATTACAATGTTTAAGAGTGAGGCTGCCTCTTGGTTTCGTATTTATGAGATGTTCAAATTTGACGCATTTCATATGTATGGGATTATAGGCTCTGCACTAGTGATAGGTGTTATCACTATACAGCTCATTAAGAAATTTGATATAAAATCTTTTTATGGGGAGACCATACACTTTTATCCAAAAACTAGGAGTGCAAGCCGCTACCTTATAGGTGGTATTATTTTTGGCTTAGGGTGGGCACTTGCAGGTGCTTGTCCGGGGCCTATGTTTACTCTTATAGGAGCAGGTTTTGCACCTATACTAGTAGTTATTGCTGCGGCAATACTAGGTACATTTTTATATGGTATACTTAAAGATAAGTTACCTCATTAA
- a CDS encoding GMC family oxidoreductase, which translates to MDSTLDYIVVGGGTAGPVVAARLTENPENSVLLIEAGKENTKEASGYVNGAGQMWEKDTNWGFNSTPQKELYGREIMQPRGKLIGGSAAINIGSWSRGTAKNYNSWNLEGWDWETVLKWYLKIEDSDKGENEYRGVAGPMKLETTPEGSYMTQIFKQASVEVGIGSTKDMNGSDNEGFDIWQTIFKNGRRHNTIQNYLDNARLRSNLTIQTESYVSKVIIEDGKAVGVKYFYNGAYHTIRANKEVILCAGTFATPKILMLSGIGPAEFLNDLKIKVEKDLPGVGENLADHLRTDIGVTAPDNVGFSLRANPEDVKQLLEWRRTGYGPLAVAENTSAAFFKTTHDVPVADMELMFNINAPVQWGSAPPKNAGYHIDVGFVQPKSRGTVRLASADPKDTILINPNYLADERDMETYIKGVRKALDFFETKALKPFTDHNTMSLKVDATDSEIEDYIRNKAESIYHPIGTAKMGNDEDPMAVVNEKLQVRGIKNLRIADASVIPDLISGHTMAPTILIAERAAHFINNE; encoded by the coding sequence ATGGATAGCACATTAGATTATATAGTAGTTGGCGGGGGTACGGCAGGACCTGTGGTAGCTGCTAGATTAACAGAAAATCCTGAAAACTCTGTATTATTAATTGAAGCAGGAAAGGAAAACACAAAGGAAGCCAGTGGTTATGTAAATGGAGCTGGGCAAATGTGGGAAAAAGACACGAACTGGGGTTTTAACTCTACTCCTCAAAAAGAGCTTTATGGAAGAGAAATTATGCAGCCTAGAGGTAAACTGATAGGTGGTTCTGCGGCTATAAATATAGGTTCTTGGTCCAGAGGAACGGCTAAAAATTATAATAGTTGGAATTTAGAAGGTTGGGACTGGGAAACAGTTTTAAAATGGTATTTGAAAATTGAAGACAGTGATAAAGGTGAAAATGAATATCGTGGCGTTGCAGGACCTATGAAACTTGAAACAACGCCAGAGGGTAGCTATATGACGCAGATTTTTAAACAAGCGAGTGTTGAAGTGGGAATAGGTTCTACAAAGGATATGAATGGGAGCGATAATGAAGGTTTTGATATATGGCAGACTATTTTTAAAAACGGTCGCAGGCATAATACGATACAAAATTATCTTGATAATGCAAGATTACGATCAAATCTAACTATTCAAACTGAGTCTTATGTTTCAAAAGTTATTATTGAGGATGGAAAGGCTGTTGGGGTAAAATATTTTTATAATGGGGCTTATCATACTATCAGGGCAAACAAGGAGGTTATTTTGTGTGCAGGTACTTTTGCAACACCCAAAATATTGATGTTATCAGGTATTGGCCCGGCAGAATTTTTAAATGATTTAAAGATTAAAGTAGAGAAAGATTTGCCAGGTGTTGGTGAAAATCTTGCAGATCATTTAAGAACAGATATTGGAGTAACCGCACCAGACAATGTAGGTTTTTCACTTAGAGCTAATCCGGAAGATGTTAAACAACTTCTTGAGTGGCGCCGTACTGGTTATGGACCTCTCGCTGTTGCAGAAAACACGAGTGCCGCTTTTTTTAAAACTACACATGATGTACCTGTAGCCGATATGGAATTGATGTTCAATATAAATGCACCTGTTCAATGGGGATCAGCACCGCCCAAAAATGCTGGTTATCATATTGATGTTGGCTTTGTGCAGCCTAAGAGCAGAGGTACAGTACGTTTAGCCTCAGCAGATCCAAAGGATACAATTTTAATTAATCCTAATTATCTAGCTGATGAACGTGATATGGAGACATATATAAAAGGAGTGAGGAAAGCATTAGATTTTTTCGAAACTAAGGCTTTAAAACCTTTTACTGATCACAATACGATGTCTTTGAAAGTTGATGCAACAGATTCTGAAATTGAAGATTATATTCGCAATAAAGCCGAGTCTATTTATCATCCAATAGGAACTGCAAAAATGGGAAATGATGAAGACCCAATGGCAGTTGTAAATGAAAAGCTGCAAGTAAGAGGTATAAAAAACTTACGAATTGCTGATGCTTCTGTAATTCCAGATTTAATTTCTGGACATACTATGGCGCCGACGATTTTAATAGCCGAGAGAGCTGCCCATTTTATTAATAATGAGTAG
- a CDS encoding O-methyltransferase — translation MEIKYKELIEATLDELYADSKNDKFKMIKGFAKAVLRPMQPIDFKEVYLSISKEQGEELVELITNNNLKNIVEFGTSFGISTLFLAQGVLETKGHIITTELIASKVQKAIQNFERAGVRHLIDVRIGNAIDTLKNLKGSIDLLLLDGWKDLYLPLFELLKSNFHKNTIIYVDNADMKDSQLFLQTVGKNPEYELQSKFGGKVVLITTVK, via the coding sequence ATGGAAATAAAATATAAAGAACTCATAGAAGCTACTCTTGATGAACTTTATGCAGATTCAAAAAATGATAAATTTAAAATGATCAAAGGTTTTGCAAAAGCTGTCCTAAGGCCTATGCAACCAATTGATTTTAAAGAAGTTTATCTTTCTATTTCAAAGGAACAAGGAGAAGAATTAGTTGAGCTCATAACGAATAACAATCTAAAGAATATCGTTGAGTTTGGTACTTCATTTGGTATATCGACCCTTTTTTTAGCGCAAGGAGTTTTAGAAACAAAAGGGCATATTATAACGACAGAATTGATTGCATCAAAAGTTCAAAAAGCAATTCAAAACTTTGAACGTGCTGGTGTGCGTCATCTAATTGACGTTAGAATAGGCAATGCAATAGATACCTTAAAAAATCTTAAAGGATCAATAGACTTATTGCTATTAGACGGCTGGAAAGACTTATACCTACCTCTATTTGAATTGCTTAAATCTAATTTTCATAAGAATACAATTATATATGTAGATAATGCAGATATGAAGGATAGTCAGCTCTTTTTACAAACAGTTGGTAAAAATCCAGAATATGAATTACAATCGAAATTTGGTGGGAAAGTGGTGTTAATAACTACAGTAAAATAA
- a CDS encoding response regulator, translating into MSGINTPKILIVEDSENILELLELMVEFQEWKSARLKNLDNFIDHVASIKPDVVLMDMLLSGANGCDACIALKAAEAYRDIPVIMMSAHPEAQRESIDAGADYFIGKPFEMEDMISLLKKAL; encoded by the coding sequence ATGAGCGGAATTAATACTCCAAAAATCCTCATCGTAGAGGATTCTGAAAATATTTTAGAGCTGCTGGAACTTATGGTTGAATTTCAAGAATGGAAGTCTGCTCGTTTAAAAAATCTAGATAACTTTATAGATCACGTAGCTAGTATAAAACCTGACGTTGTGCTTATGGATATGCTCTTATCGGGAGCCAACGGTTGTGATGCGTGCATCGCTTTAAAAGCAGCAGAAGCGTATCGTGACATCCCCGTAATTATGATGTCTGCTCACCCAGAAGCACAAAGAGAAAGTATAGATGCTGGTGCAGACTATTTTATAGGCAAACCTTTTGAGATGGAAGATATGATTAGTCTTCTAAAAAAGGCTCTTTAA